A DNA window from Methanobacteriaceae archaeon contains the following coding sequences:
- the lonB gene encoding ATP-dependent protease LonB: protein MLDYDNIKSSQDIEVPPLLIDQVIGHEESIETIKKAAKQRRNVLLIGDPGVGKSMLAKGMAQILPHETLKDVLVYPNMEDNNHPLIRTVPAGEGKKIVKATKGSAKGHEEKKTIITMFAIGGVLVIGFMYGRLLESIIAAALILLISIQIKPKNANMSPKLLVNNEDSRFAPFMDATGAHAGALLGDVRHDPYQSGGLGTPAHERVEAGMIHKANRGVLYIDEIGTMSMKTQQELLSAMQEKQYSITGQSENSSGAMVRSQSVPCDFVLVASGNLQVLEGMHIAMRSRIRGYGYEVFMKDYMEDTTENREKLVQFVAQEVKNDGRIPHFGTDALDEIIMEAKRRSGKQNALTLKLRELGGLVRSAGDVAIENGADLVTAEHVLEAKRYARTLEQQIADRSIMQRKDYSMVSAEGGRVGLINGLAVIGDRSGIVSPIAAEAAPTQSKTGGQIIATGKLGEIASESVHNVSALIKKYSNKDISNYDIHVQFIQTYDGVEGDSASVTIATAVISAIEEIPIDQTVALTGSLNVRGDVMPIGGATAKIEAAAEAGMKKVLIPKSNLKDVMIEKKYEDMIEIIPTETLSDVLENILVDCSDKDNLLAKMKDSTSKITDKIPKPVITNPTAN, encoded by the coding sequence ATGTTAGATTATGATAATATTAAAAGTTCACAAGATATTGAAGTCCCACCTTTATTAATTGATCAAGTTATTGGACACGAAGAGTCCATTGAAACAATAAAAAAAGCAGCAAAACAAAGAAGGAATGTATTGCTTATTGGAGATCCGGGTGTAGGAAAATCCATGCTTGCTAAAGGAATGGCACAAATTTTACCTCATGAAACTTTAAAAGATGTATTGGTATATCCGAATATGGAGGACAATAATCACCCTCTTATAAGAACTGTACCTGCAGGTGAAGGTAAAAAGATTGTAAAAGCAACTAAAGGCTCTGCTAAAGGTCATGAGGAGAAAAAAACAATTATTACAATGTTTGCAATCGGTGGTGTGTTGGTAATCGGATTTATGTATGGAAGATTACTTGAATCCATTATTGCAGCAGCTTTAATTTTACTCATTTCAATCCAAATCAAACCAAAAAATGCAAATATGTCTCCTAAATTGTTAGTAAACAATGAAGACTCCAGATTTGCACCATTTATGGATGCAACCGGTGCTCACGCTGGTGCTCTTTTAGGAGATGTACGTCACGACCCATACCAATCCGGTGGACTTGGAACTCCTGCACACGAACGTGTAGAAGCAGGTATGATTCACAAAGCAAACCGTGGAGTTTTATACATTGACGAAATTGGTACAATGTCTATGAAAACCCAACAGGAGCTTTTATCTGCAATGCAGGAAAAACAATACTCTATTACCGGTCAAAGTGAAAACTCAAGTGGTGCTATGGTAAGATCCCAGTCAGTACCGTGTGACTTTGTACTTGTAGCTTCCGGTAACCTTCAGGTTCTTGAAGGAATGCACATTGCAATGAGATCCAGAATCAGAGGATATGGTTATGAGGTCTTTATGAAAGACTACATGGAAGATACTACTGAAAACAGAGAAAAATTAGTTCAGTTTGTAGCTCAGGAAGTTAAAAATGATGGAAGAATTCCTCACTTTGGAACTGATGCTTTAGATGAAATCATTATGGAAGCAAAAAGAAGATCTGGAAAACAAAATGCTCTTACCTTAAAATTAAGAGAACTCGGTGGACTTGTAAGGTCTGCAGGGGATGTAGCTATTGAAAATGGAGCAGATCTTGTAACTGCTGAACATGTATTGGAAGCAAAAAGATATGCAAGAACCTTAGAACAGCAAATAGCTGACAGATCCATTATGCAAAGAAAAGACTACAGTATGGTATCTGCTGAAGGTGGAAGAGTCGGTCTTATTAATGGTCTTGCAGTTATCGGAGATAGAAGTGGAATTGTATCTCCAATTGCAGCAGAAGCTGCACCAACCCAATCAAAAACTGGTGGTCAAATCATTGCAACCGGTAAATTAGGTGAAATTGCTAGTGAATCTGTACACAACGTAAGTGCATTAATCAAAAAATATTCAAATAAGGATATTTCAAACTACGATATTCACGTTCAGTTCATCCAAACCTACGATGGTGTTGAAGGTGACTCTGCGAGTGTAACTATTGCAACTGCAGTAATTTCAGCTATTGAAGAAATTCCAATTGACCAGACTGTTGCATTAACAGGTTCTCTTAATGTACGTGGAGATGTAATGCCTATTGGTGGTGCAACTGCTAAAATCGAAGCAGCTGCTGAAGCTGGAATGAAAAAAGTATTGATTCCTAAATCTAACTTAAAAGATGTTATGATTGAGAAAAAATACGAAGATATGATTGAAATCATTCCAACTGAAACTTTAAGTGATGTTTTAGAAAATATATTAGTAGACTGTTCTGATAAAGACAAT
- the cobQ gene encoding cobyric acid synthase CobQ, with product MTNCIMVQGTSSNAGKSMLVAALCRIYKNRGYKVAPFKSQNMSLNSYTTKENGEIGIAQMLQAQAAMIEPSVHMNPILLKPKGDFTSNVIIQGKSIGDMNFYDYQHKYHDTALKAVKESLDILKEEYDVIIIEGAGSPAEINMRDQDLANMEIAHLADANVILIADIEMGGVFASIAGTYVLLDDYDRSRLKATVINKFRGNLDILKPGLERIEEITGEPVLGVLPYDETLKLPEEDSASLTTHVFEEDKDITIGVIRLPKIANFTDIDPFEFEDDVSVKMIGVNDDIGDVDAILIPGTRNSTEDMFSLRESGLSEKIIKKAKEIPVVGICGGLQILGNIIHDEDKRESKHGTMEGLGLLDIESTFTREEKIVTQSTATIPDDLEGLAGEIFKNIAGESVNGYEIHEGTTDLLNSKPMFNVTKGQGNNDNGMFDGACNGNVFGTYFHGIFHNYNFRKEFLNYIRVKKGLEAKYGEDPYETQKDYSLNRLAEIVEQNLDMEIIDKLLFKQ from the coding sequence ATGACAAATTGTATCATGGTTCAGGGAACCTCATCAAATGCAGGAAAAAGTATGCTTGTAGCAGCATTATGTAGAATTTATAAAAACAGAGGATACAAAGTAGCCCCATTTAAATCCCAAAACATGTCCTTAAACTCATACACAACTAAGGAAAACGGGGAAATTGGAATAGCTCAAATGCTACAGGCACAAGCTGCAATGATTGAACCAAGTGTACATATGAACCCGATTTTACTTAAACCAAAAGGAGATTTCACATCAAATGTAATCATCCAGGGAAAATCAATTGGAGATATGAACTTTTATGACTACCAGCACAAATACCATGATACAGCACTCAAAGCCGTAAAAGAAAGTTTAGACATCTTAAAAGAAGAATATGATGTTATTATTATTGAAGGTGCCGGTTCTCCTGCTGAGATTAATATGAGAGACCAGGATCTTGCAAATATGGAAATTGCACATCTTGCAGATGCAAATGTCATATTAATTGCAGATATTGAAATGGGAGGTGTTTTTGCATCAATTGCAGGAACATATGTGCTTCTTGATGATTATGACAGATCAAGGCTAAAAGCAACTGTTATTAATAAATTCAGAGGTAATTTGGATATTTTAAAACCTGGTCTTGAGCGAATTGAAGAAATAACCGGAGAACCTGTTTTAGGTGTTCTTCCATATGATGAAACATTAAAATTACCTGAAGAAGACTCAGCATCCCTAACCACACATGTTTTTGAAGAAGACAAAGACATAACAATTGGTGTTATCAGACTTCCAAAGATAGCTAACTTTACTGATATTGATCCTTTTGAATTTGAAGATGATGTTTCTGTTAAAATGATTGGAGTAAACGATGATATTGGTGATGTTGATGCTATTTTAATTCCTGGAACACGTAATTCAACAGAAGATATGTTTTCCCTTCGCGAAAGTGGTCTTAGTGAAAAAATAATTAAAAAAGCGAAAGAAATACCTGTTGTAGGGATTTGTGGCGGATTGCAGATTTTAGGAAACATTATTCATGATGAAGACAAACGTGAATCAAAACACGGAACAATGGAAGGTCTTGGTCTTTTGGATATTGAATCAACATTTACAAGAGAAGAAAAAATCGTAACACAGTCAACTGCAACAATTCCAGATGATTTAGAAGGACTTGCAGGAGAAATATTTAAAAACATTGCTGGTGAAAGCGTTAACGGATATGAAATCCACGAAGGAACAACTGATTTATTAAATTCAAAACCAATGTTTAATGTTACAAAAGGACAGGGAAATAACGATAATGGAATGTTTGACGGAGCATGTAATGGAAATGTATTTGGAACATATTTCCACGGAATTTTCCATAATTATAACTTTAGAAAAGAGTTTTTAAACTACATTAGAGTTAAAAAAGGTCTTGAGGCAAAATATGGTGAAGATCCATACGAAACCCAAAAGGATTATTCCTTAAACAGACTTGCTGAGATTGTTGAGCAAAATCTTGATATGGAAATTATCGATAAATTGTTATTTAAACAATAA
- a CDS encoding MATE family efflux transporter → MINYAIYLFANPMISFGYVVLLRIQTLMFTPIQGISQGICIVTAHLTGAKRFKTLSQTLKKLIIIVMLVTAIVSVIYLFSYKSIIVYFTDNTEAKKAIGSLIVFSILSLFSQPVVRITNYYFIGIGKSIYSLLSILLNVSMFVVFMLIGEVLFNSHEFGIFMAIVLLM, encoded by the coding sequence ATGATTAATTATGCAATTTATTTATTTGCAAATCCAATGATTTCATTTGGATATGTTGTACTTCTTAGAATTCAAACATTGATGTTTACCCCAATCCAGGGAATTTCCCAGGGAATTTGTATTGTAACAGCACACCTCACCGGTGCTAAAAGGTTTAAAACACTTTCACAAACTCTTAAAAAACTAATAATTATTGTAATGCTTGTTACAGCTATTGTTAGTGTAATATATCTGTTTTCATACAAAAGCATCATTGTTTATTTCACAGATAATACTGAAGCAAAAAAAGCTATTGGAAGTCTTATTGTATTTAGTATTTTAAGTTTATTCTCACAACCAGTTGTTAGAATAACTAATTATTACTTTATAGGTATAGGAAAGAGTATTTACTCACTTTTAAGCATTTTACTTAATGTTTCCATGTTTGTAGTTTTCATGCTTATTGGAGAAGTACTATTTAATTCACATGAATTTGGTATTTTCATGGCAATTGTTCTTCTGATGTAA
- a CDS encoding MATE family efflux transporter: MSIPIIVILFLHTFYSVVDAIWIAGLGQSAIIAVGYVLNLYYILQKLGEGIGRSCNVMISTSFGANEYDRANNIACHGLFIILILAVLIPVMFILLIKPVCSIAHIEQYTNLIASYFLIPVIFIVFTLLSNYFSAILGSEGDTKRASYIVMAGSIVNIVLDPILIYKCNFGIFGAGLATALGCLVSFLLFYYLYYVKADVVVKLSRQNFTYDR; the protein is encoded by the coding sequence TTGAGCATTCCAATAATTGTAATCTTATTTTTACATACTTTTTATAGTGTTGTTGATGCTATATGGATTGCAGGTTTAGGTCAAAGTGCTATAATCGCCGTTGGATATGTTCTTAATTTATATTATATTCTTCAAAAACTAGGTGAAGGAATTGGAAGATCATGTAATGTGATGATTTCAACTTCATTTGGTGCTAATGAGTATGACAGGGCAAATAACATTGCTTGTCACGGTTTATTTATTATTTTAATCTTAGCAGTTCTAATTCCAGTAATGTTTATATTACTTATTAAACCTGTTTGTAGTATAGCTCATATTGAACAATACACTAATTTAATAGCCAGTTATTTTTTAATTCCGGTTATTTTCATAGTTTTTACATTACTAAGTAACTATTTCTCAGCTATTTTGGGAAGTGAAGGAGATACAAAAAGAGCATCATATATTGTAATGGCCGGAAGTATAGTAAATATCGTTCTAGATCCGATTTTAATTTATAAATGTAATTTTGGAATCTTTGGAGCAGGACTGGCAACAGCATTGGGATGTTTAGTTTCATTTCTATTGTTTTATTACTTGTACTATGTAAAAGCAGATGTTGTTGTTAAATTAAGCAGGCAAAACTTCACATATGATAGGTAA
- a CDS encoding class I SAM-dependent methyltransferase, with the protein MDDVYVELAQMYDKFGISDFFVSFGDSMLKYFDCMYPNETFKKNLDICCGTGTLCGFFKDNGIQTKGVDLSAEMLDVARSKYCDVEFIKCNASEFNDGEVYDFITCTDEP; encoded by the coding sequence ATGGATGACGTTTATGTAGAATTAGCGCAAATGTATGACAAATTCGGTATTAGTGACTTTTTTGTTTCATTTGGCGATTCAATGCTTAAATATTTTGATTGTATGTATCCTAATGAAACATTTAAGAAAAATTTGGATATCTGCTGTGGAACAGGAACATTATGCGGATTTTTTAAAGATAATGGTATCCAAACCAAAGGTGTTGACCTTTCAGCTGAAATGCTGGATGTTGCAAGGTCAAAATACTGTGATGTTGAATTTATAAAGTGCAATGCATCAGAATTTAATGATGGGGAAGTCTATGATTTTATAACATGTACTGATGAGCCCTAA
- a CDS encoding SseB family protein: MDYVDENIGIDNSRLEEVMAKEITGETQREFFELLKKAQLFMPVSYSPNMFEGMEDAKPGDVFEPEGQVRFNIQYLTAEDGTKAVPLFTSDKEMEKSGIRSSAYILFMSDLAAMLGQTDKYAEVTINPFSDHNISIPIETFIRVCYEPTDEEKEFIESINAILKILKEHSAELEEDVALVYKDSENFMVENAVDGVYVPQIPFRASSNPKYGEDLKYTNILLMPKSTKILVTGQDVDLDIIIAPGSEFNLEEELDEVTTIWKCGAQPFYDD, translated from the coding sequence ATGGATTATGTAGATGAAAATATTGGTATTGACAATTCCCGTTTGGAAGAAGTAATGGCAAAAGAAATAACTGGTGAGACTCAAAGGGAATTTTTTGAATTATTAAAAAAAGCACAATTGTTCATGCCGGTTTCATATTCTCCAAATATGTTTGAGGGAATGGAAGATGCAAAACCTGGTGATGTGTTTGAACCGGAAGGTCAGGTTAGATTTAATATTCAGTATTTAACTGCTGAGGACGGAACTAAAGCAGTACCATTGTTTACAAGTGATAAGGAAATGGAAAAATCAGGTATTAGAAGTTCTGCATATATTTTATTTATGAGTGACCTTGCAGCAATGTTGGGACAAACTGACAAATACGCAGAAGTAACAATCAATCCTTTTTCAGATCATAATATCTCTATTCCAATTGAAACTTTCATAAGAGTCTGTTATGAGCCAACTGATGAAGAAAAAGAGTTTATAGAATCTATAAATGCAATTTTAAAAATTTTAAAAGAACATTCTGCTGAACTTGAAGAAGATGTTGCGCTTGTATATAAGGATAGCGAAAACTTCATGGTTGAAAATGCTGTTGATGGGGTTTATGTTCCTCAAATTCCATTTAGGGCAAGTAGTAATCCTAAATATGGTGAAGATTTAAAATATACAAATATTTTACTCATGCCAAAATCCACAAAGATTCTTGTAACTGGTCAGGACGTTGATTTAGATATTATTATTGCTCCGGGCTCAGAATTTAATCTTGAAGAAGAACTGGACGAAGTTACTACAATCTGGAAATGTGGTGCTCAGCCGTTTTACGATGATTAA
- a CDS encoding cation-translocating P-type ATPase, whose product MIDEITDYLFGLKMTIVSGVFLLIAVIFMIFNIQTPFYLNPAWATVIISGIPMLLLATTRLIREKWISSALLIAIAMIASLLIGEVFAAGEVAWIMALGALLEDWTVERAKKGLKNLIDLTPQTGRRIINGKEEVIQVDEIKIGDILRILPGESVPVDGEIITGTTSLDQSIMTGESLPIDKEVGDEVFCGTINLYGAIDIKATSLGENSSLQKLIDLVKAADEKQAPTQRIADKWATWLVPVALLIAIAAWLITGNIERGVTVLIVFCPCALILATPTAIMAAIGQATKYGVLIKSGEALETLGSLNTLVFDKTGTLTYGNLEVSDVIPLSEDLTDMDLLKITASCEKLSEHPLARAVVKNAKESNIDIEEPEEFKMYPGKGVECRNSYGHVYAGNSKFLLDNNICVDVDTQLDKLKNEGKASILVALNGKVIGLIGLSDVIREDSKQMIERLHDLNVETILLTGDNTKTANYFASQVGIKKVYGNLLPEEKLTWIEKLKKEDKKVCMIGDGVNDAPALKTADVSVAMGSIGSDVAIEAADIALLGDDIGKIPYLKKLSNSTLFTIKANITISMAINALAIICSVLGLLNPVTGAIVHNAGSCLVVLNAALLYDRHFDDSIKKVDLKNSEHTHYHFHNDGEHTHSHEGIKILDEIHTKNGIKHMHAHKHKL is encoded by the coding sequence ATGATTGATGAGATAACAGATTACCTATTTGGATTAAAAATGACTATTGTTTCAGGAGTATTTCTTCTTATAGCAGTTATTTTTATGATTTTTAATATCCAAACTCCATTTTACTTAAACCCTGCATGGGCAACTGTAATAATAAGTGGAATTCCAATGCTTCTTTTGGCAACAACCAGATTAATTCGTGAAAAATGGATTTCATCTGCTCTTTTAATTGCAATAGCTATGATTGCATCACTTTTAATAGGTGAAGTATTTGCTGCAGGTGAAGTTGCATGGATTATGGCACTTGGAGCGCTTCTTGAAGACTGGACTGTTGAGAGAGCTAAAAAAGGTTTAAAAAACCTGATTGATTTAACTCCCCAAACAGGAAGAAGAATAATTAACGGCAAAGAAGAAGTAATTCAGGTAGATGAAATAAAAATCGGAGATATTTTAAGAATACTTCCAGGTGAAAGTGTACCTGTTGATGGTGAAATTATAACTGGTACAACATCCCTTGATCAGTCAATTATGACTGGAGAATCACTTCCAATTGATAAGGAAGTTGGTGATGAAGTATTTTGTGGTACTATTAATCTGTATGGTGCTATTGATATTAAAGCAACCAGTTTAGGTGAGAATTCTTCACTTCAAAAATTAATTGATCTTGTAAAAGCAGCTGATGAAAAACAGGCCCCTACTCAAAGAATAGCTGATAAATGGGCAACATGGCTTGTTCCTGTCGCATTGTTAATTGCAATAGCTGCATGGTTAATAACAGGAAATATTGAAAGAGGAGTTACTGTTTTAATAGTATTTTGTCCATGTGCACTTATACTTGCAACACCGACTGCAATTATGGCGGCTATTGGTCAGGCAACAAAATATGGAGTTCTTATTAAATCCGGAGAAGCACTTGAGACATTAGGCAGTTTAAATACTTTAGTATTTGACAAAACAGGAACTTTAACCTATGGAAATCTTGAAGTAAGTGATGTTATCCCACTTAGCGAGGATTTAACAGATATGGATTTACTTAAAATTACTGCATCCTGTGAAAAACTAAGTGAACATCCTTTAGCAAGAGCAGTTGTAAAAAATGCAAAAGAATCCAATATTGATATTGAAGAACCTGAAGAGTTTAAAATGTATCCTGGAAAAGGAGTGGAATGTAGAAATTCCTACGGTCATGTATATGCCGGAAACTCCAAATTCTTACTTGACAACAATATTTGCGTAGATGTGGATACTCAGTTGGACAAATTAAAAAATGAAGGAAAAGCTTCAATACTCGTTGCACTAAACGGTAAAGTTATCGGATTAATCGGATTATCTGATGTGATTCGTGAAGATTCCAAACAGATGATTGAAAGACTCCATGATTTGAATGTTGAGACTATATTACTTACAGGAGATAACACAAAAACTGCAAATTACTTTGCAAGCCAAGTTGGAATTAAAAAAGTTTACGGCAATCTGCTTCCTGAAGAAAAACTCACATGGATTGAAAAACTTAAAAAAGAAGATAAAAAAGTCTGTATGATTGGAGATGGCGTAAATGACGCACCTGCACTTAAAACAGCTGATGTAAGTGTTGCAATGGGATCAATTGGAAGTGATGTTGCAATTGAAGCTGCAGATATTGCACTTTTAGGTGATGACATTGGAAAAATCCCATATCTTAAAAAACTCTCAAACTCCACATTGTTTACAATAAAAGCAAATATCACAATATCAATGGCAATTAATGCACTAGCAATTATCTGTTCTGTTTTAGGTCTTTTAAATCCAGTAACTGGAGCTATTGTTCACAATGCAGGATCTTGTTTGGTTGTATTGAATGCTGCTCTTTTATATGACAGACATTTCGATGATTCCATTAAAAAAGTTGATTTGAAAAATAGTGAACATACACATTACCATTTCCACAATGATGGAGAACATACTCACTCACATGAAGGAATTAAAATCCTTGATGAAATTCATACAAAAAATGGAATTAAACACATGCATGCACACAAACATAAGTTGTGA
- a CDS encoding ATP-binding cassette domain-containing protein, with translation MDTIVSINDIYKKFDKDNVLNGITVDIPKGAICGLVGPNGAGKTTLLRIIASLQKPNSGHVNVNTDVFSALIEQPALFYELNAVDNINQQLILYGLENECNPNDFLKYVGLEDTKQKKVKNFSLGMKQKIAIAMMLVGNPELIILDEPMNGLDPQGIINLRNLILKLNNDGVTFLISSHLLYELEKIATDFIFINHGEIISKMTIDEFLEMNKGYIQLEVNDTDLLKKAMEDLKIPFVEVDDSKMNIYTNYTITDLIIKLNSYGCIVKRCFNVENTLEDFFIGLMRENDE, from the coding sequence ATGGACACAATTGTTTCTATAAATGACATTTATAAAAAATTCGATAAAGATAATGTTTTAAATGGAATTACAGTTGATATTCCTAAAGGAGCTATTTGTGGTCTTGTTGGCCCAAATGGTGCAGGTAAAACAACTTTATTAAGAATTATCGCCTCACTTCAAAAACCTAATTCTGGCCACGTTAATGTCAATACTGATGTTTTCAGTGCATTGATTGAACAGCCTGCTTTATTTTACGAATTAAATGCGGTTGATAACATTAATCAACAATTAATTTTATATGGGCTTGAAAACGAATGCAACCCAAATGATTTCCTAAAGTATGTTGGTCTTGAAGATACTAAACAGAAGAAAGTGAAAAATTTTTCATTGGGTATGAAACAAAAAATAGCTATTGCTATGATGTTGGTTGGGAATCCGGAATTAATTATTTTAGATGAACCGATGAACGGTTTGGATCCGCAGGGAATTATCAATCTCAGAAATTTAATTCTGAAACTGAATAATGATGGGGTGACATTTTTAATTTCAAGTCATCTTCTTTATGAACTTGAAAAAATTGCTACTGATTTTATTTTTATTAATCATGGAGAAATCATCTCTAAAATGACAATTGATGAATTCTTGGAAATGAATAAAGGATATATTCAATTGGAAGTCAATGATACTGATTTGTTAAAAAAAGCAATGGAAGATTTGAAAATTCCATTTGTTGAAGTTGATGATTCTAAAATGAATATCTATACTAATTATACAATTACTGATTTAATAATCAAGCTCAATAGCTATGGTTGTATTGTTAAGAGATGTTTTAATGTTGAAAATACTTTGGAAGACTTTTTTATAGGGTTGATGAGAGAAAATGATGAATAG
- a CDS encoding ABC transporter permease subunit produces MMNRILKAELYKITHEKWLILASACMIIFSIGFIAMQKTAMTYTVGINRVVFLPMVMYGIVIATLISVFVSEEFNDGFIKNKIIVNGNRSEIYKMGLLSNFIASLIVYIITNLFTLIVSYFLFSINITILDYLSYFIFGIFIMLAFLGIFYLISIIVAKKSKAIIMNMGLAFMLLIIGMIMNGMLMLDNNFYIELFYDLNPYGQIAQLTAMNCVNMLRCIIIDIVLFIIFSICGIKYFNKKDISN; encoded by the coding sequence ATGATGAATAGAATTCTTAAAGCTGAACTGTACAAAATTACTCATGAGAAATGGCTGATATTAGCTTCAGCATGTATGATTATATTTTCCATTGGATTTATTGCCATGCAAAAGACCGCAATGACTTATACAGTTGGAATAAATCGAGTTGTCTTTTTGCCAATGGTAATGTACGGGATTGTAATAGCTACATTAATTAGCGTTTTTGTATCTGAAGAATTCAATGACGGTTTTATCAAAAATAAAATCATTGTTAACGGCAATCGCAGCGAAATATATAAAATGGGATTATTATCAAATTTCATTGCATCCCTAATCGTCTATATAATAACTAATTTATTCACATTGATTGTATCCTATTTCTTATTTTCCATAAACATCACTATATTGGATTATCTTTCATATTTCATATTTGGAATCTTTATAATGCTGGCATTCTTAGGTATTTTCTATTTAATATCCATAATTGTTGCTAAAAAATCAAAAGCTATTATTATGAATATGGGTTTGGCATTTATGCTGTTGATTATTGGTATGATAATGAACGGAATGTTAATGTTGGACAATAATTTTTATATTGAATTATTTTATGATTTAAACCCTTATGGGCAAATTGCACAATTAACAGCAATGAACTGTGTTAATATGTTAAGGTGCATTATAATTGACATAGTTCTTTTTATCATATTTTCCATATGCGGTATAAAATATTTTAATAAAAAAGATATTTCAAATTAA
- a CDS encoding phage terminase large subunit, with protein MITMYDEKGEFYLDARDKAILQKCVYENPYIPFSPFPKQAEMILATEKEVLIGGAAGGSKSTSLLMRALFYVQDDVNEYHALILRRTLSDLKRKGALIHKASQWLNRKEVQNNASIKPKWDGTEHSWTFPNGNSLTFGYLRNINDLDTYQGSEYQFIGIDELTQLERFKYIYMRSRVRKTKDNKLPTQLMCSSNPGKRGNKWVRERFIEKIDTDIQDKSQIRFISSSYLDNVYLDRKDYEEYLMGLDRVTREQLMNGNWYASVKGQLFDESDFHLISHDEYMKIPIIKIIRYWDLAATEVLNDDKLKGSDPDFTAGVLLAKDLSGNIYILDSYEFQLESRNLINEILNTAARDKSDVQYIELDGSTGKNFGLLIIDELNRRGFTTGTGNSRENKVDRARRVSADIQKKGIFLVGKDSTGFTKKWAMEFLEKITAYPNEAIHDDCVVAFTGAYEKLISEVQTQRVNVDKWYST; from the coding sequence ATGATAACAATGTATGATGAAAAAGGTGAATTCTATTTAGATGCTAGAGATAAAGCTATTCTTCAGAAGTGCGTATATGAAAATCCATATATACCATTCTCTCCATTTCCAAAGCAGGCTGAAATGATTTTAGCAACTGAAAAGGAAGTATTGATTGGAGGTGCCGCAGGAGGTTCCAAATCAACAAGTCTGTTAATGAGGGCACTGTTTTATGTTCAGGATGATGTTAATGAATATCATGCCCTCATCTTGAGACGTACTTTATCGGACTTGAAGCGTAAAGGAGCTTTAATTCATAAAGCAAGTCAGTGGTTAAATCGAAAGGAAGTTCAAAATAATGCAAGCATCAAACCAAAGTGGGATGGAACCGAACATTCATGGACATTTCCCAATGGAAATTCATTAACTTTCGGATATTTAAGAAACATCAATGACCTCGATACTTATCAGGGTTCAGAATATCAGTTCATAGGCATTGATGAGCTGACACAGCTTGAAAGGTTCAAATACATTTATATGCGGTCTAGAGTAAGGAAAACAAAAGATAACAAACTTCCTACACAGTTAATGTGCTCAAGTAATCCAGGTAAACGTGGAAACAAATGGGTGCGTGAAAGATTCATAGAAAAAATAGACACTGACATCCAAGATAAATCGCAAATAAGATTCATTAGCTCAAGCTATCTGGATAATGTTTATCTGGACAGGAAAGATTATGAAGAATACCTGATGGGATTGGATAGGGTAACACGTGAACAGTTAATGAATGGTAACTGGTATGCATCAGTTAAAGGTCAGCTATTCGATGAATCAGACTTCCATTTGATTTCTCATGACGAATACATGAAAATCCCAATAATTAAGATTATCAGATATTGGGATCTTGCAGCTACTGAAGTATTGAATGATGACAAGTTGAAAGGAAGTGATCCGGATTTTACAGCAGGTGTTCTACTAGCTAAAGATCTATCTGGAAATATTTACATCTTGGACTCATATGAATTTCAACTTGAGTCAAGAAACCTGATCAATGAAATATTAAATACTGCAGCACGTGACAAGTCAGATGTGCAATATATTGAACTCGACGGAAGCACAGGCAAAAACTTCGGATTATTAATCATAGATGAATTAAACAGAAGAGGATTCACTACGGGCACCGGTAACTCAAGAGAAAACAAAGTTGACCGTGCAAGAAGAGTTTCTGCAGATATTCAAAAGAAGGGAATTTTCCTTGTTGGAAAGGATTCGACCGGGTTCACCAAAAAATGGGCGATGGAATTTCTAGAAAAAATAACTGCATATCCAAATGAAGCTATTCACGATGATTGTGTAGTAGCATTCACTGGAGCTTATGAAAAATTAATATCTGAAGTTCAAACTCAAAGAGTTAATGTGGATAAGTGGTATTCCACATAA